A region of Pseudomonas cavernicola DNA encodes the following proteins:
- the rsmH gene encoding 16S rRNA (cytosine(1402)-N(4))-methyltransferase RsmH — translation MTSGFRHITVLLDEAVEALAVRADGCYLDGTFGRGGHSRLILEKLGPDGRLLGFDKDPQAIATGETLAAEDGRFVVVQRSFAELGEEVAARNMTGRVAGVLLDLGVSSPQLDDAERGFSFLNDGPLDMRMDPTRGISAAEWIASAAEEEIARVFKEYGEERFAKRMARAVVLRRAEKPFERTADLAEVLKVANPAWEKGKNPATRAFQGLRIYVNNELGDLERGLDAALEALEIGGRLVVISFHSLEDRIVKLFMRRHVKGEADNLPRDLPVRFAAFEPRIKVLGKPQFASEAELKANPRARSAVMRVAEKLR, via the coding sequence ATGACTAGCGGCTTTCGCCACATCACCGTATTGCTTGATGAAGCCGTTGAGGCTCTTGCCGTGCGCGCGGATGGCTGCTACCTGGACGGCACATTTGGGCGCGGCGGGCACAGCCGGCTGATCCTCGAAAAACTTGGCCCCGATGGGCGTTTGCTTGGTTTCGATAAAGATCCGCAGGCGATAGCGACTGGGGAAACGCTGGCGGCCGAAGACGGCCGCTTTGTCGTTGTGCAGCGCAGTTTTGCGGAGTTGGGCGAGGAAGTTGCGGCGCGCAATATGACTGGCCGGGTGGCAGGGGTGTTGCTGGATTTAGGCGTCTCTTCGCCGCAGTTGGATGATGCTGAGCGCGGCTTTAGCTTCCTCAATGACGGTCCGCTGGATATGCGCATGGATCCGACTCGCGGTATTAGCGCGGCTGAATGGATCGCCAGTGCAGCCGAAGAGGAAATTGCTCGCGTCTTTAAAGAATACGGCGAAGAGCGTTTCGCCAAGCGTATGGCGCGCGCGGTAGTTCTGCGCCGTGCAGAGAAGCCTTTCGAGCGTACGGCCGACCTGGCTGAGGTGCTCAAAGTCGCTAATCCGGCTTGGGAAAAGGGCAAAAATCCAGCAACCCGTGCTTTCCAGGGGTTGCGTATCTATGTAAATAACGAGTTGGGTGACCTTGAGCGTGGTCTGGACGCCGCGTTGGAGGCTCTGGAAATCGGTGGGCGGCTGGTAGTGATCAGCTTCCATTCACTGGAAGACCGCATCGTTAAACTGTTTATGCGGCGCCATGTAAAAGGCGAGGCAGACAACCTGCCGCGTGATCTGCCGGTCCGTTTTGCTGCCTTTGAGCCGAGGATCAAGGTGCTTGGTAAGCCGCAATTCGCTTCGGAGGCCGAACTGAAGGCCAATCCACGTGCGCGCAGCGCGGTTATGCGCGTGGCGGAGAAGCTGCGGTGA
- the rsmI gene encoding 16S rRNA (cytidine(1402)-2'-O)-methyltransferase codes for MNSATGTLYVVATPIGNLDDISARALKVLRSVALIAAEDTRHSIRLLQHFGIATPLAACHEHNERDEGGRFLARLQAGDDVALISDAGTPLISDPGYHLVRQVRAAGIVVVPVPGPCALIAALSAAGLPSDRFIFEGFLPAKAVGRRARLELVKEESRTLIFYEAPHRILECLEDLEAVFGGERMAVLARELTKTFETLKGLPLAELRAWVAADSNHQRGECVVLVAGWQAPEGDEALSGESLRVLDLLLKEMPLKRAAALAAEITGVRKNLLYQVALDRQKDV; via the coding sequence CTGAATTCCGCTACTGGCACGCTTTATGTGGTGGCGACGCCCATCGGTAATCTGGATGACATCAGTGCGCGTGCGCTCAAGGTGTTGCGGAGTGTGGCGCTGATTGCCGCAGAGGACACGCGTCATTCGATCCGTTTGCTGCAGCATTTCGGTATTGCCACGCCACTGGCGGCTTGTCATGAGCATAACGAGCGTGATGAAGGCGGGCGTTTCCTGGCCCGCTTGCAGGCAGGGGATGACGTCGCGCTGATTTCTGATGCCGGTACTCCACTGATTTCCGATCCTGGCTACCATCTGGTTCGCCAGGTGCGGGCGGCGGGCATTGTCGTCGTGCCGGTGCCTGGCCCTTGTGCGCTCATCGCAGCACTGTCAGCCGCAGGTTTGCCATCGGATCGTTTCATCTTTGAAGGTTTTTTGCCGGCGAAGGCGGTGGGGCGGCGTGCCCGGCTTGAGTTGGTAAAAGAAGAATCGCGTACGCTGATTTTCTATGAGGCGCCGCATCGAATACTGGAGTGTCTGGAAGATCTAGAGGCGGTCTTTGGTGGTGAGCGCATGGCCGTGTTGGCGCGTGAGCTGACTAAGACTTTCGAGACCTTGAAAGGCTTGCCGTTGGCAGAGTTGCGCGCGTGGGTGGCGGCTGATAGCAATCACCAACGCGGCGAGTGCGTGGTGCTGGTGGCGGGCTGGCAGGCGCCGGAAGGTGACGAGGCCTTGAGTGGGGAATCCTTGCGAGTGCTTGATCTGTTGCTCAAGGAGATGCCGCTGAAGCGTGCGGCGGCACTGGCGGCAGAGATTACCGGGGTGCGCAAAAACTTGCTCTATCAGGTGGCGCTTGATCGGCAGAAAGACGTTTAA
- a CDS encoding peptidoglycan D,D-transpeptidase FtsI family protein, with product MMKLEGALYPWRFRVVLALLAVMVGAIAWRIIDLQVVDHDFLKGQGDARSVRHVPIPAHRGLITDRNGEPLAVSTPVTTLWANGKELQAARDRWPALAAALGQEPKAFAQRLEQSAGREFMYLVRGLTPEQGEVVLDLKVPGVYAIEEFRRFYPAGEVTAHVVGFTDIDDRGREGVELAFDEWLAGVQGKRQVLKDRRGRLIKDVQVTQNAKAGKALALSIDLRLQYLAHRELRNALTEFGAKAGSLVILDVKTGEVLAMVNQPTYNPNNRRNLQPAMMRNRAMIDVFEPGSTVKPFSISAALQSGRWKPTDTVDVYPGTLQIGKYTIRDVSKNEGVLDLTGILIKSSNVGVSKIAFDIGAESIYSVMQQVGLGQDTGLGFPGERVGNLPNHRVWPKAETATLAYGYGLSVTAIQLAHAYSALANNGRSVPLTLTRADRSVAEGVQVIPESVARTVQGMLQQVVEAPGGVFRAKVPAYHVAGKSGTARKATVGSKGYTQNAYRSLFAGFAPISDPRIAMVVVIDEPSTGAYYGGLISAPVFGKVMAGTLRLMNIAPDNLLPPVEQATVATTTGQGVTR from the coding sequence ATGATGAAGCTCGAAGGCGCGCTTTATCCCTGGCGGTTCCGCGTGGTGCTCGCCTTGCTCGCGGTGATGGTGGGTGCTATCGCCTGGCGAATCATCGATCTGCAGGTGGTCGACCATGACTTTCTTAAAGGTCAGGGTGATGCGCGTAGCGTGCGGCACGTGCCGATTCCTGCGCACCGCGGCTTGATTACTGATCGCAATGGTGAACCTCTGGCGGTCAGTACCCCGGTCACCACGTTGTGGGCAAATGGTAAGGAGCTGCAAGCCGCACGTGATCGTTGGCCGGCATTGGCGGCGGCGCTTGGCCAGGAGCCGAAAGCTTTCGCTCAGCGTCTGGAGCAGAGCGCCGGGCGCGAGTTCATGTATCTGGTGCGCGGCTTGACGCCTGAGCAAGGTGAGGTCGTCCTCGATCTCAAGGTGCCGGGTGTTTACGCTATCGAAGAGTTTCGCCGTTTCTATCCGGCCGGCGAGGTTACCGCCCATGTGGTGGGCTTTACCGACATCGACGACCGCGGGCGCGAAGGCGTTGAGCTGGCGTTCGATGAATGGCTGGCCGGGGTGCAGGGCAAGCGCCAGGTCTTGAAAGATCGCCGCGGGCGCCTGATCAAGGATGTCCAGGTTACCCAGAATGCCAAGGCCGGCAAGGCTCTGGCCTTGTCGATCGATCTGCGCCTGCAATACCTGGCGCACCGCGAGTTGCGCAACGCCCTGACCGAGTTCGGCGCCAAGGCTGGCAGTCTGGTGATACTCGACGTCAAGACTGGCGAAGTACTGGCCATGGTTAATCAGCCCACCTACAACCCGAACAACCGCCGCAACCTGCAGCCGGCGATGATGCGTAACCGTGCCATGATCGACGTGTTCGAGCCGGGTTCGACGGTCAAGCCTTTCTCTATTAGCGCGGCTCTGCAAAGTGGCCGCTGGAAACCGACCGACACGGTCGATGTCTACCCTGGAACCTTGCAGATCGGTAAGTACACCATCCGCGATGTGTCGAAAAATGAAGGGGTGCTCGACCTGACCGGCATCCTGATCAAGTCGAGCAACGTCGGGGTGAGCAAGATTGCCTTCGATATCGGTGCCGAGTCGATCTACAGCGTCATGCAGCAGGTCGGACTGGGGCAGGATACCGGCCTGGGTTTCCCGGGCGAGCGGGTTGGCAATCTGCCCAACCACCGCGTCTGGCCGAAAGCGGAAACCGCCACCCTGGCCTATGGCTATGGCCTTTCGGTGACGGCGATCCAGCTCGCCCATGCCTATTCCGCCCTGGCCAACAACGGGCGCAGTGTGCCGCTGACCCTGACCCGTGCCGACCGCAGTGTGGCAGAGGGTGTTCAGGTGATCCCCGAGAGTGTCGCCAGAACCGTGCAGGGTATGTTGCAGCAGGTGGTGGAGGCACCCGGTGGGGTGTTCCGTGCCAAGGTGCCGGCCTACCACGTGGCCGGCAAAAGTGGTACCGCACGCAAGGCCACCGTGGGTAGCAAAGGCTACACCCAAAATGCCTATCGCTCGCTGTTCGCCGGCTTCGCGCCGATCAGCGATCCGCGCATCGCCATGGTTGTGGTGATCGATGAACCCAGCACGGGCGCCTACTACGGCGGCCTGATCTCGGCGCCGGTATTCGGCAAAGTGATGGCCGGCACTTTGCGCCTGATGAACATTGCCCCGGACAACTTGCTACCGCCGGTCGAGCAGGCCACGGTCGCCACTACGACGGGTCAGGGAGTGACACGCTGA
- the ftsL gene encoding cell division protein FtsL yields the protein MSRAFAKPLPGGSLLMLALFIGVLVSAIAVSYSSHWNRQLLNALYAELSVRDKAQAEWGRLILEQSTWTAHNRIETLASEQLSMRIPEPAEVQMVAP from the coding sequence GTGAGTCGCGCCTTTGCTAAGCCCTTGCCGGGCGGCAGCCTGCTGATGCTCGCGCTGTTTATTGGCGTGCTGGTATCGGCGATTGCCGTGTCCTACAGCTCGCACTGGAATCGTCAACTGCTTAATGCGCTTTATGCCGAACTCAGCGTGCGCGATAAGGCTCAGGCCGAATGGGGTCGCCTGATTCTTGAGCAAAGTACCTGGACGGCTCATAACCGCATCGAAACCCTGGCCAGTGAGCAGCTGAGCATGCGCATTCCTGAGCCGGCCGAAGTGCAGATGGTGGCGCCATGA
- a CDS encoding penicillin-binding protein activator yields the protein MIACLRPLSALCLAGLLAACASSPSSSLGELPRTPEASIEQLLQQATESQPEQAALLRLSAADLAYNQKDLGRATSILEQVPLDSLKPAQQIFANTLAAELALARNKPKSALQALDHPSLGRLSELPVEQQARTQLVRARALEADGQTLAAARERIFIAPLLSSEAANANHEAIWALVAALPPEQLQDSGDADLTGWLQLARISKSVGSLEQQQAAIDTWRQQNPQHPAAQQLPLPLSKLKELASQPLSKIALLLPQEGQLASVARALRDGFLAAHYQAQQAGQNPPAIELYDSSQLTSLDDFYRQAQAAGVQLVVGPLEKPLVKQLSEREQLPITTLALNYSEAGQEGPAQLFQFGLAAEDEAREAARRAWADGMRRAVALVPRGEWGDRVLGAFRQSWQAAGGSLIAAEHVDQPVELAQQIADLFQLRQSEARAKRLQSTLGVAIAAQPARRQDVDFIFLAATPQQAQQIKPTLAFQYAGDVPVYATSHLFTGSSNPAQYLDLNGIRFCETPWLLDANDPLRQQVSSQWPQAAGSLGRLYAMGVDAYRLAPRLSQLKALPDSRVDGLSGSLSLNPTQRIERQLPWAEFRDGQVQRLPDSIN from the coding sequence ATGATCGCCTGCCTGCGACCGCTCTCCGCCCTCTGCCTCGCCGGCCTGCTGGCTGCCTGTGCCAGCTCGCCCTCGTCCAGCCTTGGCGAACTGCCACGCACCCCTGAAGCCAGTATTGAGCAGTTGCTGCAACAAGCCACTGAAAGCCAACCAGAGCAAGCCGCTCTGCTGCGCTTATCCGCTGCCGACCTGGCCTATAACCAGAAGGATCTGGGGCGCGCCACCAGCATCCTTGAACAGGTACCACTGGATAGCCTTAAACCTGCCCAGCAGATTTTCGCCAACACCTTGGCCGCCGAGCTGGCACTCGCGCGCAACAAACCAAAATCCGCCCTGCAAGCACTTGACCATCCAAGCCTGGGACGCCTGAGCGAACTACCGGTGGAACAGCAGGCGCGCACCCAACTGGTTCGCGCCCGCGCTCTTGAGGCCGATGGCCAGACGCTGGCGGCAGCTCGCGAACGGATCTTTATCGCGCCACTGCTCAGCAGCGAAGCCGCCAATGCCAACCATGAAGCCATCTGGGCGCTGGTCGCAGCACTGCCACCCGAGCAACTTCAAGACAGTGGCGATGCCGACCTGACTGGCTGGTTGCAACTGGCGCGGATCTCGAAGAGCGTCGGCAGCCTGGAACAACAACAGGCCGCCATCGACACCTGGCGCCAACAGAACCCGCAACACCCAGCCGCCCAACAACTGCCGCTCCCACTGAGCAAACTTAAAGAACTGGCCAGCCAACCGCTGAGCAAGATCGCCCTGCTGTTGCCGCAGGAAGGCCAACTGGCCTCGGTCGCTCGCGCCCTCCGCGACGGATTCCTCGCCGCCCACTACCAAGCCCAGCAAGCTGGCCAAAACCCTCCCGCCATCGAACTGTACGACAGCTCGCAACTGACTTCGCTGGACGACTTCTACCGCCAAGCTCAAGCCGCGGGCGTACAACTGGTGGTCGGCCCACTGGAGAAGCCGCTGGTCAAACAGCTCAGTGAACGCGAACAACTGCCAATTACCACCCTTGCCCTTAACTACAGCGAAGCCGGTCAGGAAGGCCCAGCGCAATTGTTCCAATTCGGTCTCGCGGCCGAAGATGAGGCTCGCGAAGCAGCCCGTCGGGCCTGGGCCGATGGCATGCGCCGCGCCGTGGCACTGGTACCGCGCGGCGAATGGGGCGACCGCGTACTCGGCGCCTTCCGCCAAAGCTGGCAAGCTGCAGGTGGAAGCCTGATCGCCGCAGAGCACGTCGATCAGCCCGTCGAGCTAGCCCAGCAAATTGCTGATCTGTTCCAGCTGCGCCAGAGCGAAGCCCGCGCCAAGCGCCTGCAAAGCACTCTCGGCGTAGCGATTGCCGCGCAGCCAGCGCGCCGTCAAGACGTCGACTTCATCTTCCTAGCCGCCACTCCACAGCAAGCGCAGCAGATCAAACCGACCCTAGCCTTCCAGTACGCCGGCGATGTGCCGGTCTATGCCACCTCTCACCTATTTACCGGCAGCAGCAATCCGGCCCAGTATCTCGACCTCAACGGCATTCGTTTTTGCGAAACGCCCTGGCTACTCGACGCGAATGACCCACTGCGCCAACAAGTCAGCAGCCAGTGGCCCCAGGCTGCCGGCAGCCTGGGCAGGCTCTATGCCATGGGCGTCGACGCCTATCGCCTAGCACCCCGCCTGAGCCAGCTCAAAGCTCTGCCAGACAGCCGCGTCGACGGTCTCTCCGGCAGCCTCAGCCTAAACCCGACGCAACGCATAGAACGCCAGCTACCTTGGGCCGAGTTCCGCGACGGCCAGGTCCAACGCCTTCCCGACAGTATCAATTGA
- the mraZ gene encoding division/cell wall cluster transcriptional repressor MraZ translates to MFRGANAISLDAKGRLAMPSRYRDEIVSRSSGQLIVTIDAIDPCLCVYPLPEWELIEAKLRELPSLREETRRLQRLLIGNAVDLELDGSGRFLVPPRLREYAKLDKRAMLVGQLNKFQLWDEDAWNAVADADLAAIKQPGGLPDELRDLIL, encoded by the coding sequence TTGTTTCGCGGAGCTAACGCCATATCTCTCGACGCCAAAGGGCGACTCGCGATGCCAAGTCGGTATCGGGACGAGATCGTTTCGCGTTCGAGTGGCCAGCTCATCGTCACAATTGATGCTATCGATCCTTGTTTATGTGTTTATCCGCTGCCCGAGTGGGAGCTGATTGAAGCCAAGCTCCGTGAGCTGCCCTCTCTGCGTGAAGAAACCCGTCGCCTGCAACGCTTGCTGATCGGCAATGCCGTGGATCTGGAGTTGGACGGTAGTGGTCGCTTCCTGGTGCCGCCGCGTCTACGTGAGTACGCCAAGCTGGACAAGCGCGCGATGCTGGTCGGTCAACTGAATAAATTCCAACTGTGGGATGAGGACGCCTGGAACGCTGTTGCTGATGCGGACCTGGCGGCCATTAAACAACCCGGCGGTCTGCCGGACGAACTGCGTGATTTGATCCTATGA
- a CDS encoding YraN family protein: MIDNNSRQTSGRAAEALARQHLEQHGLRLLAQNWLCRRGELDLVMLDGDTVVFVEVRYRRHAAWGGALESVDARKRGKLAAAAEHFLQQESRWAKHPCRFDVVAISANGNSTAKPNWIQNAFDT, from the coding sequence TTGATCGATAACAACAGCCGCCAAACCAGTGGCCGGGCGGCCGAAGCTCTGGCCCGCCAACATCTGGAGCAGCACGGCCTGCGCCTGCTGGCGCAGAACTGGCTGTGCCGACGCGGCGAGCTCGATCTGGTCATGCTCGACGGCGATACAGTAGTATTCGTCGAAGTACGCTACCGGCGGCATGCCGCCTGGGGCGGTGCCCTGGAGAGTGTCGATGCGCGCAAGCGCGGAAAACTCGCCGCCGCCGCAGAACACTTTCTGCAACAAGAGTCGCGCTGGGCTAAACATCCCTGCCGTTTTGATGTCGTAGCCATCAGTGCCAACGGCAACTCAACGGCAAAACCGAACTGGATCCAGAACGCCTTTGACACCTGA